In Halopelagius longus, the following proteins share a genomic window:
- a CDS encoding RAD55 family ATPase — protein MYDLGPDLDTEVQPGTNILLSGPPLTGKRSLALDVLAEGTERGDGAIIVTTKDGAQRVLSDFGKRVPYEGKPVAVVDCVTRQQGLGDIRDDDRIKYTSSPVDMTGIGIKLSEFLQAFYQDRHIEQNRVMLHSLSTLLMYADLQTVFRFLHVFTGRIQSVDGLGLFAIDSSAHDDQTMNTLKQLFDGIITTREDGDPEIRLASD, from the coding sequence ATGTATGACCTCGGCCCGGATCTCGACACGGAGGTCCAACCGGGAACGAACATCCTCCTCAGCGGACCGCCGCTCACCGGGAAGCGGTCGTTGGCGCTCGACGTCCTCGCGGAGGGGACCGAACGGGGTGACGGCGCGATAATCGTCACCACGAAGGACGGCGCACAGCGCGTGCTCTCGGACTTCGGCAAGCGCGTCCCCTACGAGGGGAAGCCGGTCGCGGTCGTAGACTGCGTGACGCGCCAGCAGGGTCTCGGCGACATCCGCGACGACGACCGAATCAAGTACACGTCCTCGCCCGTGGACATGACGGGCATCGGAATCAAGCTCTCGGAGTTCCTGCAGGCGTTCTATCAGGACCGCCACATAGAGCAGAACCGCGTCATGCTCCACTCCCTCTCGACGCTCCTGATGTACGCCGACCTGCAGACGGTGTTTCGCTTCCTGCACGTGTTCACCGGGCGCATCCAGAGCGTCGACGGACTGGGCCTGTTCGCCATCGACTCCAGCGCCCACGACGACCAGACGATGAACACGCTGAAGCAACTTTTCGACGGCATCATCACCACCCGCGAGGACGGCGACCCGGAGATTCGCCTCGCCTCCGACTGA
- a CDS encoding PLP-dependent cysteine synthase family protein: MTTDREPLSSVLETIGRTPLVRVHASPDEVPVYAKVESFNPGASVKDRIGKYMLERMLEDGTLPEGGTVVEPTAGNTGIGIAVAAGQLGVDAVFVVPERFSVEKQQLMRALGATVVNTPTEKGMDGAIRRAHDIADDVDDAVVPQQFSNPLNAEAHYETTGPEIYEALDGEVGAVVVGCGTAGTLMGVARYARERDENTYVVAVEPEGSLYSRLEGEDVEEADYKTEGIGTHNLETNELFDDSLVDDIVQIADRDTHAEVKRLASEEGHLVASSSAAASLAARDVAERIRDGEIDAPHDTVVTIFPDSSERYLSKGIYRDFESWEG; this comes from the coding sequence ATGACCACGGACCGCGAGCCGCTTTCCTCGGTGTTGGAAACCATCGGCCGGACGCCGTTGGTCCGCGTGCACGCCTCGCCCGACGAGGTGCCCGTCTACGCCAAGGTGGAGTCGTTCAACCCGGGCGCGAGCGTCAAAGACCGCATCGGGAAGTACATGCTCGAACGCATGCTGGAAGACGGGACGCTCCCCGAGGGCGGCACCGTCGTCGAACCGACCGCCGGGAACACCGGCATCGGTATCGCCGTCGCCGCCGGCCAACTCGGCGTTGACGCGGTGTTCGTCGTCCCCGAACGCTTCAGCGTCGAGAAACAGCAACTGATGCGCGCACTCGGCGCGACGGTCGTCAACACGCCGACCGAGAAGGGGATGGACGGGGCGATACGGCGCGCGCACGACATCGCCGACGACGTGGACGACGCCGTCGTCCCCCAGCAGTTCTCGAACCCGCTGAACGCCGAAGCGCACTACGAGACGACGGGACCCGAGATTTACGAGGCGCTGGACGGCGAGGTGGGCGCCGTCGTCGTCGGGTGCGGCACGGCGGGAACGCTCATGGGCGTCGCGCGGTACGCCCGCGAACGCGACGAGAACACCTACGTCGTCGCCGTCGAACCCGAGGGGTCGCTGTACTCCAGACTCGAAGGCGAGGACGTCGAGGAAGCCGACTACAAGACGGAGGGCATTGGGACGCACAACCTCGAAACGAACGAACTGTTCGACGACTCGTTGGTGGACGACATCGTCCAGATAGCCGACCGGGACACCCACGCGGAGGTCAAACGACTCGCAAGCGAGGAGGGACACCTCGTCGCCTCCTCCTCGGCCGCCGCGAGTCTCGCCGCGCGGGACGTCGCCGAACGCATCCGCGACGGCGAGATAGACGCGCCGCACGACACCGTCGTCACTATCTTTCCCGACTCCAGCGAACGCTACCTCTCGAAGGGCATCTACCGCGACTTCGAGTCGTGGGAGGGGTAA
- a CDS encoding geranylgeranylglycerol-phosphate geranylgeranyltransferase has translation MRGLLELTRPGNVAAAGVLTFTGAFVADGLLAPAAIVAAVAATMFATAAGNAVNDYFDREIDRINRPDRPIPRGAVSARGALWFSVALFAGAVVSAAVLPVTAIAIAVVNLVALLAYTELFKGLPGVGNVVVAYLTGSTFLFGAAAVGGAFETTVLVLFALSAMATFTREVTKDVEDVAGDREEGLRTLPIVVGERRSLALGVAVLAVAVAASVVPFVVGGFGVVYLALVLPADGVMLWGAARAFADPSAGQTRLKQGMFLATAAFIAGRITASGGVPA, from the coding sequence ATGCGCGGACTCCTCGAACTCACCCGTCCCGGCAACGTCGCGGCGGCGGGCGTCCTCACGTTCACGGGCGCGTTCGTCGCGGACGGACTCCTCGCGCCGGCCGCCATCGTCGCCGCCGTCGCAGCGACGATGTTCGCCACGGCGGCGGGCAACGCGGTGAACGACTACTTCGACCGCGAAATCGACCGAATCAACCGCCCAGACCGCCCCATTCCCCGCGGCGCGGTGAGCGCACGCGGCGCGCTCTGGTTCAGCGTCGCGCTCTTCGCGGGAGCGGTCGTCTCCGCGGCCGTCCTCCCCGTCACGGCCATCGCCATCGCGGTGGTGAACCTCGTCGCGTTGCTCGCCTACACGGAACTGTTCAAGGGCCTTCCCGGCGTCGGGAACGTCGTCGTCGCGTATCTCACGGGGTCTACGTTCCTGTTCGGTGCCGCCGCGGTGGGCGGCGCGTTCGAGACGACGGTGCTCGTCCTCTTCGCCCTCTCGGCGATGGCGACGTTCACGCGGGAGGTGACGAAGGACGTCGAGGACGTCGCGGGCGACAGAGAGGAGGGCCTGCGGACGCTTCCGATAGTGGTCGGCGAACGGCGGTCGCTCGCACTCGGCGTCGCCGTGTTGGCAGTCGCCGTCGCGGCGAGCGTCGTTCCGTTCGTCGTCGGCGGGTTCGGCGTCGTCTACCTCGCACTCGTGCTCCCCGCAGACGGCGTCATGCTCTGGGGCGCGGCGCGGGCGTTCGCCGACCCGTCGGCCGGACAGACGCGACTGAAACAGGGGATGTTTCTGGCGACGGCGGCGTTCATCGCCGGCCGAATCACCGCGTCCGGCGGAGTCCCCGCGTGA
- a CDS encoding CoA-binding protein, with protein MPVTDDAGLTDVLDAETIAVVGCSTTSGKAAHEIPAYLKRHGYEVIPVNPFADSVLGETAYDSLSDVPEDAEIDVVDVFRPSEEVPEIVDDVLERHESVGDADDIWLQLGIRDDEAAARAEDAGLRVVQDKCMKVEHGRLL; from the coding sequence ATGCCAGTCACCGACGACGCCGGACTGACGGACGTGCTCGACGCCGAAACCATCGCAGTCGTCGGCTGTTCGACCACCTCCGGCAAGGCCGCCCACGAGATTCCCGCGTACCTCAAGCGGCACGGCTACGAGGTGATTCCCGTCAACCCCTTCGCCGACTCGGTTCTCGGGGAGACGGCGTACGACTCGCTGTCCGACGTGCCGGAGGACGCCGAAATCGACGTCGTGGACGTGTTTCGCCCGAGCGAGGAGGTTCCGGAAATCGTCGACGACGTACTCGAACGCCACGAGTCGGTCGGCGACGCCGACGATATCTGGCTCCAACTGGGGATACGGGACGACGAGGCGGCCGCGCGCGCGGAGGACGCCGGGCTACGCGTCGTGCAGGACAAGTGTATGAAGGTAGAGCACGGCCGCCTGCTGTAG